The following nucleotide sequence is from Pseudomonadota bacterium.
GGGAGAACCGCTCGATGCCATCATCGCGGTCGTCAACGACGACGTGGTGATGGCGAGCGAGCTCAAGCGCATGGTGCGGCGGGTCGAGCGGGAGATCGAGCAGCGCGGCGGCGAGCTGCCGTCCGATCGGGTGCTGAATCGCCAGGTCCTGGAGCGCCTGGTGCTCACCAAGATCCAGATCCAGACGGCGCGGCAGACCGGCGTCCAGGTGGATGACGAGAGCCTGAATCGCGCCATGAGCAACATCGCCGCCGAGAACGGCATGACCCTCGCCCAGTTCCGCCAGGCGGTCGAGTCGGAGGGCTACGGCTTCGTCCAGTTCCGGGAGGATATCCGGAGCGAGATCATGGTCTCGCGCCTGCGCCAGCGCCAGGTGGACAACCTCATCCATGTCTCGGACCGCGAGATCGACAACTACCTCGCGACCCAGGCCCGGCAGGAGAAGATCGACCATGAATACCACCTGGCGCAGGTCCTCGTCGCGGTGCCCGAGGACGCGGACGCCGACGGACGCAAGGCGGCGCGCGACAAGGCCTTGGCGGCCCTCAAGCGGCTGCGCCAGGGCGAAGATTTCGAGCAGGTCGCGATCGCCGTCTCCGATGACCAGGAGGCCCTGGAGGGCGGCGACCTCGGATGGCGCAAGGCCGGCGAGATCCCGGCGATCTACGCCGAAGTCGCGACCTCGCTGCGTGAGGGCGGCGTGAGCGATCTCATCGAGAGCCCGAACGGCTATCACATCGTGAAACTGATCGCGGTGCGCGGTGGCGATACCGGGCTCGTCACAGAGACCCACGCCCGCCATATCCTGGTCAAGCCCGACGATCTGGTGAGCGCCGAGACGGCCCGCGCCCGGCTCGATCGGCTCCGAGATCGGGTGCTGGCGGGCGAGGACTTCGCCGGGCTCGCGCGCCTCAACTCCGCCGACAAGCAGAGCGCCGCCAAGGGCGGCGATCTCGGCTGGATGAGTCCCGGAAACCTGGTCCCCAAGTTCGAGGACGCCATGACGGCGCTCGAGCCGGGCGGGGTGAGCGAGCCCTTCGAGACCGAGTTCGGCTGGCACATCGTGCAGGTCCTGGAGCGGCGCCGGCGCGACAACACCGTGGAGGCCATGCGCGCCCAGGCGCGCGAGGCGATCCGCCGCCGCAAGGGGGAGGAGGAACGCCAGGCCTGGTTGCGGCGGCTGCGGGACGAGGCCTATGTCGAATACCGCCTGGAGGAGTGATGCAACATCGATCGCGGTGACCGCCGGGGAACCGGCCGGGATCGGTCCGGACCTAGTGGTCAGGCTCGCCCAGGAGCGGCTTGCGAGCGGGATCGTGGCCGTGGCCGATCCCGATCTGCTCCTGGAACGCGCGGCCCTGCTCGGGCTCCCGCTGCGAGTCATCCCCTTCGAGGCACGGGCCGCGGATCCGCTTCCAGGCCGCCGGGCGCCCGGCGAGCTTCGCGTCCTCCCCGTGCCCTTGCGCGTACCGGCCGTCTGTGGCCACCTGAACGCCGTCAATTCCGCCTATGTCGTCGAGACCTTGGAGCGCGCCGGCCGCGGGTGTCTCGAGGGGACATTCGCCGCGCTGGTGACGGCGCCGGTCCACAAGGGGGTCATCAACGATGCCGGCATCCCCTTCAGCGGACATACCGAGTACCTGGCGGCGCTGACCGGCAGCAGAGAGCCGGTCATGATGCTGTGCGCACCCGGGCTGCGGGTGGCGCTCTGCACGACGCATGTGCCGCTCCGCGAGGTCAGTGCGCTCATCACGGAGGCGCGTGTCACAAGCGTCCTGCGGGTCCTCGTGCGCGACCTTTGCGAGCGCTTCGGGGTGCAGGCGCCGCGCATCATCGTGTGCGGCCTGAACCCCCACGCCGGGGAAGGCGGCCACCTCGGCCACGAGGATGCCGAGCACATCGCCCCGGCCATCGCGGCGCTGCGTGCCCTGGGCCACGCCATCGAGGGCCCGGTCCCGGCGGACACGGCCTTCATCGCGAGCCGGCTCAAGGGTGTCGATGCCGTGCTCGCCATGTACCACGACCAGGGGCTGCCGGTCCTCAAGCACCATGGCTTCGGGGAGGCGGTCAACGTGACCTTGGGCCTGCCCATCCTGCGCACCTCGGTGGATCATGGCACGGCCCTGGACAAGGCCGGGACCGCTGACGTGGATCCGGGCAGCATGCTGGCCGCAATCCACACCGCCCTGGATCTGGCCCGACGCGCCCCAATGGTAAATAAAAGTTTGTGAGGCCGCCCGATGCCAGTCGGCCCTTGGTCCCGGCGTGACCAGAGGCGAGGACCGGCCACCCCGGCCCAGGCGCCGCTTCGGACAGCATTTCCTCACCGATCCAGACGTCATCGAGCGCATCGTCGCCGTCATCCGGCCCGTGGCCGACCAGCACATAGTGGAGATCGGACCGGGCCGCGGGGCCCTGACCCGGCCGCTGCTCGAGGTCCTCGGGACACTGGATGTCGTCGAGATCGATCGCGAGCTGGTCGCGGCGCTGGCGACGGACCTGGGCCCGCTCGGCGAGCTGCGGGTCCATCGCAGCGACGCGCTCCGCTTCGATTTCTCGCACCTCGCACCCGCAGGGGGCCAGCTCCGGATCGTGGGCAACCTGCCCTACAACATCTCGACCCCCCTCTTGTTCCACCTCCTGGCGCACAGCGACGCGGTCCAAGACCTGGTGTTCATGCTGCAAAGAGAGGTTGCCAAGCGCATCGTGGCCGCCCCTTCGACCCGAGACTATGGGCGGCTGTCCGTCATGCTCCAGTATCGCTGTGCCGCCACCGAGCTCTTCTCGGTCGCGCCGCAAGCCTTCCGGCCACAGCCTCAGGTCCATTCGACCGTCATCCGGCTGGTACCCCGCCCGCCGGCGACCCCGGTTGTCGACCACGGCCTTTTCGAGCGCCTGGTCCGGCAGGCCTTCGGCCAGCGCCGCAAGACGCTCCGCAATGCCTTGAGGGGATGGATCGATGAGGCTGGTTTCGGGCGCGCCGGGATCGACCCCATGCTGCGCGCCGAGTCGCTCGCTGTGGCCGATTTCGTGCGCCTCACCAATGATCTGGCGAGCGCGCCAGTCCCGTGAGCATCAACAGCGTCCCCTCGCCGCGCGATGCCTTCACCCGTAGCGCCTCGAACTCACGCCCCAAGCATCTCCGCCCACACCCGGTAACCGGTGCGGTCGCCGAGCACCGGCGTGCCGTCTGTAACGCCGTCGTCCTGATCCAATTTTGGTGGGCGAACTCGTGGAGCACGACGTTCTCAGCCTCAAAAGCGATTTCGCTCATCATCCTCAATCTCGTCCCAGGCGATGATCACTGGCGCTTCCATGCGGGACCGTGAAGGGCAACGGTGCCTTGACACCTAATTCACCTCCAAGATCTCCACATTGTCCGAGACCGAAAGACCGGGGTGCTTGCCGCCGCCGATGAGGTAGAGAACGTTCCCCGAAACCGCGGCGGCGAGACCGTGGCGGGCCGTAGGCAAGGGTGGCAGGCTCAGCCACCGCCGCGTCTCCGGATCGAAGGCTTCGACCTCGGCTTGGGTCGCGCCTGGACGTTCCCCGCCCGCCACGACGAAGAGCCCGTCGAAGGCGGCGCCGGCGACCCCGCCGCGGGCAGTGGGCATTTCCGGTCCTGCGCTCCAGGTGTCCGTGGTCGGATCGTAGACCTCGAGCGTCGCCAGGTTCTTCGACAGGGTTTGCTCCCGGCCCCCGGCCACGTACAGCCGGCCATGCAGTGCGGCGGCGGCGAGGTGGTCACGGCGCGTCGGCGCCGGCCGCCGTTCTTCCCAGCGGTCGGCCACGGTGTCGTACACGTAAAGCTCGTTCGCCAACCCCTCGGTCCCCACCCCGCCGACGACGAAGAGCTTGCCGTCCAGCGCGGCCACGGCCATGGCCCCCCGCGCCTCCGGCAACGGCGCAACCGGCCTCCACGACACAGCCCCGGCGTCCAGCGCAAAGGCCTCTGCGTGGGGTTCGAAGCCCGAACCGGTGTAACCCCCCAGCGCATAGAGGGTGTTCCCCGCCGTGACCAGGGCCGTGTGGTGGCGGGGCGCCGGCAGATTGGGGCCCGCTGCCCAAAGCCGAATGGCAGGGTCGTAGACCTCGACGCTCGCGACGGTCCGCCCGAGGCCATCGAATCCTCCGATCACGTAGATCTTGCCCTGGAGCACCGCCGAGGCGACCTCGGTACGGGGCGTAGGCATGCCCGCGCTCACGCCAAAGGTGTAGGTGCGCACGCGCCCACCCCGTTCGGTAGCTGCGGGCGCGGAGATCTGCGGAGAGATCCCGACTCCGCGCACGTAGTAGAAATAGAGCGCGCCCGCTAGCAAGAGCAACAGCCCTGCGATGGTCGTGATCGTGCGCATGTCCTGAGTGTAGCCGAATCCACCGACCTTGGTGTGGCCAGTCGGAAAGACGCTTGCTGGATAGTTGGCCGGAAATTGTTGAACAGCACAACTACAACAAAGCGCAGGCGAGCCTCCGGCTCTCGAACAAGTGCCGTGGTGGTGGGCTCGGGCTAAACGCCGCTGGCCACCCGATTAAGCGGCAACGGTTTGTACCTCGGACGGCAGCTTGTTCAGGATCAGCTGTTGAAGCTGGACCTTTTTGCTCGCGTTGTCGATGTCAATGCCAACAAGGTTCCCGTTGGCGTCATAGTCCACCACAACCCCTTCAGAAATTTCTCGGCTCTCGACACTCGGTTGTTCGGAGAGGTCAATATACAAGGAATCCGTGTCGGCGTAGTAATTCAGTTTCATGGCTTGAAACCTCGGTCCAAGAAAGCGTTATGGATCGTCACTTATCCTCCAACGTGACGACTCGCAAGTACCGGCCGCCAAGCTCCGGGCAGGCGGCCCAGAACCTATATCGGTTGTGTTCCTGGGGTTCCGAACAAAACGGTTCATCAACGACTCGAATGCACCATTCCTTCTTGAGATATGGGCGCTTCCGGAGTACCTTCTTCTCGAAGTACTCAGTGAACTGATAGGCCGTCATGTTTAACGGGATACCACCACAATGGCCTAGGAGATCTATAGCGCGTAGGATGCGGTTCCCTTCCTTCACCGCATCCGACTCCGGCCGCATAACGAAGAGTCGTAGGGTGTGGACCGCGCCGTTTACGGTGCGCACGTGGACCACGCATTGGGTTTGGCGTAACCGCTCGGAAAAACATCCAGGCCATTCCGCGTGCGCACAGCGCACCCTACGCTTGCTGGCCGTCGACCTCGTCGATGCGGGCGCCGAGACTCTGGAGTCCCCCGTCCTTGGACATCGTCCTTGCGCCCGAGATCAGTGCTCGATCATGGTTGGTGCCCTGACGTGCCGTTCAGAGACAGCCCGGCGTATTGCATATCGCGGCGATCGGCCGCGTTGGGGGCGGTACGCGGGGAGGGGGATTACTGGGCCGACCCCTGCGGGTGGTCCTTTCACACCCCTTGGCTATCTCCCCGCGATTCCGATCGCAGGTGTCTCGACCGCTCCCGCCATCATGCCTGTCCTTGCCTTTATCGCCGAAGAGCTTGTCGTTCCCGCCCTGGCCGAACATCCGGTCCCTGCCCGGGCCACCGATGAGCGTGTCGTTGCCCGGGCCCCCGCATAGGGTATCGTTCCCGCCCAGCCCGCGAATAACGTCGTCGCCGCCCAGGCCGAGGATGACATCGGGCCCCTCCGTACCGCGGATCGTATCGTTGCCCGAGGTCCCGAGGATCGTGACCGCGCGGCCGCCACATCGGGGCGGCGGAGGCGGTGTGCTGTCCGTCAAGACATAACGGGTCAGGGCGAAGTCGTCGTCGCCACCGGAATTCGAGAACCCTGCGGCGACGAGCTTGCCGTCCGGTTGGATCGCGAGCGCTTCGGCACCCTCGAAGTTGCCTCCCCCTAAGAAGGTGCGAAAGCCTCCGCCCGAGAAGCTCGGATCGAGACCGCCATCCGTGTTGTAACGGGCCACGGCAAAGTCGAAATCGTCGGGACCCGCGCCGTTGGAGAACCCCGCGGCGATGAGCTTGCCGTCGGTCTGGATCACCAATGCGTTTGCGCCCTCGGAGTCGCCGCCGAAGAAGGTCCGCAGGGTCCCGCCGAAACCAAAGCCCGTGTCAAGGCTTCCATCGGGGAGATAGCGTACCAAGGCGAAGTCGAAATCGCCGGGGTCCCCGGCGTTGGAGAACCCGGCCGCCACGAGCTTGCCGTCGGGCTGTACCACCAGCGCGTTCGCGCCCTCGGAGCTGCCGCCGAGAAAGGTGCGAAAGCCGCCACCACCGAAGCTCGGGTCCAGGTTACCATCGGGATTGTAACGGGCCAGGGCGAAATCGAAATCGTCGGCGCCTCCCCCGTTGGAGAACCCGGCCGCCACGAGCTTGCCGTCGGGCTGGATTACGAGCGCCTTGGCGCTCTCGGAGGTACCGCCGAAGAAGGTGCGAAAGCCTCCGCCACTGAAGCTCGGGTCCAGGCTGCCGTCGGGGTTGTAACGGGCCAGGGCGAAATCGAGATCGCCGGGAGTCCCGCCATCCGAAAACCCCGCCGCCACGATCTTGCCGTCGGGCTGGATCACCAATGCGTTGGCGCCCTCGGAGTTGCCGCCGAAGGAGGTGCGTAAGGTCCCGCCGACACCGAAGCCGGTATCCAAGCTGCCGTCGGGGTTGTAACGGGCCAGGGCGAAATCGAAATCGCCCGGACCCCCGGCATTGGAGAACCCGGCTGCTACGAGCTTGCCGTCGGGCTGGATCGCGAGCGCGGCTGCGCCATCGTCGGCCCCCCAACCGAAGTCGGTCAGGACGAGCCCGCCCGAGCCGAAGCCGGTATCCAAGCTTCCATCAGGGTGGTAGCGCGCCAGCGCGAAATCGCGACTACCGCCGACGAAGGCGGTACCGGCCGCCACGAGCCTGCCGTCCGGTTGAACGACCACGGCACTGGCCGCCTCGAAACCCCCGAAGTCGGTGAGCACACCACCGTCGGCGCTGAAGCTTCGGTCCAAGTCTCCAGGTGCCGCATGAACCGCGTGGTTGAAACACAATGCCAACAGCGCGACGCTCGCGGCCGCTCGGCGCCACGACCCACCGGTCCCCCGCTCAGGCATGGGCCTCGCGGGCATTAGCCCGTGTTCGTGCGGGATCCGCTCGCACCGGTTCGAATTCCTAACCTTGCTCATAGTTCTCGAAGCCCTCCGTACCGACCAAGCGCTCATCCTCGAGCAGGTCGATGGGTCGTACGCCTTCGGTGTTCCGCCCCACGACGCTGATGTCGCAGGCCGGGGTCCGGACCAGTATACCGCGGTTACTTGAACACAGCATGGCTTCGTCGCGCATCGCACCGGGGTCGGTCGTGTGGCGGCAGCGGGCTGTCCTCTGGATGGCGATGACCGCCCGGCCCCGTGGCGCGGCTAGCTAGTCCAGATGGTTGATACCCGGGAGTTTCGCCACGGACTATGCCG
It contains:
- a CDS encoding peptidylprolyl isomerase; translation: MSASDRFRTLSRALGRVLLALLVLAPAVVAGGEPLDAIIAVVNDDVVMASELKRMVRRVEREIEQRGGELPSDRVLNRQVLERLVLTKIQIQTARQTGVQVDDESLNRAMSNIAAENGMTLAQFRQAVESEGYGFVQFREDIRSEIMVSRLRQRQVDNLIHVSDREIDNYLATQARQEKIDHEYHLAQVLVAVPEDADADGRKAARDKALAALKRLRQGEDFEQVAIAVSDDQEALEGGDLGWRKAGEIPAIYAEVATSLREGGVSDLIESPNGYHIVKLIAVRGGDTGLVTETHARHILVKPDDLVSAETARARLDRLRDRVLAGEDFAGLARLNSADKQSAAKGGDLGWMSPGNLVPKFEDAMTALEPGGVSEPFETEFGWHIVQVLERRRRDNTVEAMRAQAREAIRRRKGEEERQAWLRRLRDEAYVEYRLEE
- the pdxA gene encoding 4-hydroxythreonine-4-phosphate dehydrogenase PdxA, with the protein product MSNTAWRSDATSIAVTAGEPAGIGPDLVVRLAQERLASGIVAVADPDLLLERAALLGLPLRVIPFEARAADPLPGRRAPGELRVLPVPLRVPAVCGHLNAVNSAYVVETLERAGRGCLEGTFAALVTAPVHKGVINDAGIPFSGHTEYLAALTGSREPVMMLCAPGLRVALCTTHVPLREVSALITEARVTSVLRVLVRDLCERFGVQAPRIIVCGLNPHAGEGGHLGHEDAEHIAPAIAALRALGHAIEGPVPADTAFIASRLKGVDAVLAMYHDQGLPVLKHHGFGEAVNVTLGLPILRTSVDHGTALDKAGTADVDPGSMLAAIHTALDLARRAPMVNKSL
- the rsmA gene encoding 16S rRNA (adenine(1518)-N(6)/adenine(1519)-N(6))-dimethyltransferase RsmA, translated to MTRGEDRPPRPRRRFGQHFLTDPDVIERIVAVIRPVADQHIVEIGPGRGALTRPLLEVLGTLDVVEIDRELVAALATDLGPLGELRVHRSDALRFDFSHLAPAGGQLRIVGNLPYNISTPLLFHLLAHSDAVQDLVFMLQREVAKRIVAAPSTRDYGRLSVMLQYRCAATELFSVAPQAFRPQPQVHSTVIRLVPRPPATPVVDHGLFERLVRQAFGQRRKTLRNALRGWIDEAGFGRAGIDPMLRAESLAVADFVRLTNDLASAPVP
- a CDS encoding DUF1668 domain-containing protein translates to MRTITTIAGLLLLLAGALYFYYVRGVGISPQISAPAATERGGRVRTYTFGVSAGMPTPRTEVASAVLQGKIYVIGGFDGLGRTVASVEVYDPAIRLWAAGPNLPAPRHHTALVTAGNTLYALGGYTGSGFEPHAEAFALDAGAVSWRPVAPLPEARGAMAVAALDGKLFVVGGVGTEGLANELYVYDTVADRWEERRPAPTRRDHLAAAALHGRLYVAGGREQTLSKNLATLEVYDPTTDTWSAGPEMPTARGGVAGAAFDGLFVVAGGERPGATQAEVEAFDPETRRWLSLPPLPTARHGLAAAVSGNVLYLIGGGKHPGLSVSDNVEILEVN
- a CDS encoding DUF2283 domain-containing protein, which produces MKLNYYADTDSLYIDLSEQPSVESREISEGVVVDYDANGNLVGIDIDNASKKVQLQQLILNKLPSEVQTVAA